From the Desulfobacterales bacterium genome, one window contains:
- a CDS encoding IMP cyclohydrolase, whose protein sequence is MADLKKMYTTILGDHFPLEMKISFGDQTLVYRKRTWKITLEDGTVDERGVRYGENPDQEAALYELVNGNLVLGDCAFIEPGNGLVSGIAVEDMLQVGKHPGKINLTDVDNGLNIIKYLMDQPAAVILKHNNPCGAACGTSLADAYNRANRCDRIAAFGGALILNRACDAATAELIKDNYLEVVCAPEFEERSLDMLKSRKNLRIIRMSRIDRLADFENFRFVDFKSLIDGGIIVQQSAINSIRSAADLKPAVTTYKGREYAVQREPTRQEIDDMLFGWAVEHGVTSNSVIYVKDRCTVGIGTGEQDRVGVAEIAVHKAYIKYADIICFDTHGIPYADMVLEIDKGKRDMADKEAIDARTRQDRAGLPGSAMISDAFFPFRDGVDVGIREGVTSILQAGGSARDYQTIQACNEARPQVAMKYTGQRSFKH, encoded by the coding sequence ATGGCTGATCTAAAGAAAATGTACACCACCATCCTGGGAGACCATTTCCCCCTGGAGATGAAGATATCCTTTGGCGACCAGACCCTGGTCTATCGCAAAAGGACCTGGAAGATCACCCTGGAGGACGGCACCGTGGACGAGCGCGGGGTCCGCTACGGCGAAAATCCGGACCAGGAGGCGGCCCTCTATGAACTGGTCAACGGCAACCTGGTTCTGGGCGACTGCGCCTTTATCGAGCCTGGCAACGGCCTGGTGAGCGGCATTGCGGTGGAGGACATGCTCCAGGTGGGCAAGCATCCGGGCAAGATCAACCTGACCGACGTGGACAACGGGCTCAACATCATCAAGTACCTGATGGACCAGCCGGCCGCGGTTATCCTCAAGCACAACAACCCCTGCGGCGCCGCCTGTGGCACCTCCCTGGCCGACGCCTACAACAGGGCCAACCGCTGCGACCGGATCGCCGCCTTCGGCGGGGCCCTGATCCTGAACCGGGCCTGCGACGCAGCCACTGCCGAGCTGATAAAGGATAACTACCTGGAGGTGGTCTGCGCCCCTGAGTTCGAGGAGCGCAGCCTGGATATGCTCAAGTCCCGCAAGAATCTCCGGATCATCCGGATGAGCCGGATCGACCGGCTGGCCGATTTTGAGAATTTTCGTTTTGTTGATTTCAAGAGCCTGATCGACGGCGGGATCATCGTCCAGCAGTCGGCAATCAATTCGATCCGCTCGGCGGCTGACCTGAAACCGGCGGTCACCACCTACAAGGGCCGGGAATATGCAGTGCAAAGGGAGCCCACCCGGCAGGAGATCGATGATATGCTCTTCGGCTGGGCCGTGGAGCACGGGGTGACCTCCAACTCGGTCATCTATGTCAAGGACCGCTGCACCGTGGGCATCGGCACCGGCGAGCAGGACCGGGTCGGGGTGGCGGAAATCGCGGTGCATAAGGCATATATCAAATATGCCGACATTATCTGTTTCGACACCCATGGCATCCCCTATGCCGACATGGTCCTGGAGATCGACAAGGGTAAGCGGGACATGGCGGACAAAGAGGCCATTGACGCCAGGACCAGGCAAGATCGCGCCGGCCTGCCCGGCTCGGCGATGATCTCCGATGCCTTCTTTCCCTTCCGGGACGGCGTTGATGTCGGGATCAGGGAGGGCGTGACCTCCATCCTCCAGGCCGGCGGCTCGGCCCGGGACTACCAGACCATCCAGGCCTGCAACGAGGCCCGGCCCCAGGTGGCGATGAAGTACACCGGCCAGCGGTCGTTCAAGCATTAA
- a CDS encoding thiazole synthase has protein sequence MLTIAGHAFRSRLLLGTGKFSSAGILKQAIEASGCEMITVALRRVDLDDPADDIMGVLDRKKYIFLPNTSGARDAAEAVRLARLARAAGAGEWLKLEVTPDPRTLLPDPVETLYAAEELVKEGFKVLPYINADPILALKLQDAGVAAVMPLGAPIGTNLGLQTRLQVEIIIEQARVPVVVDAGLGAPSHAAEAMEIGADAVLVNTAISVAGDPVRMARAFARAVIAGREAFEAGLGPRSKQAEASSPLTGLDFLKE, from the coding sequence ATGCTGACCATTGCCGGCCACGCCTTTCGCTCCCGGCTCCTGCTCGGGACCGGCAAGTTTTCCTCTGCCGGAATCTTGAAACAGGCCATCGAGGCCTCGGGCTGCGAGATGATCACCGTGGCCCTGCGCCGGGTGGACCTGGATGATCCGGCCGATGATATCATGGGTGTTCTCGACCGGAAGAAGTATATCTTCCTGCCCAATACCTCCGGGGCCCGGGACGCGGCCGAGGCGGTCCGCCTGGCCCGGCTGGCCCGGGCCGCGGGCGCCGGCGAATGGCTGAAACTGGAGGTCACTCCGGACCCGAGGACCCTGCTGCCCGATCCGGTGGAGACCCTTTACGCTGCCGAGGAACTGGTCAAGGAGGGCTTCAAGGTCCTGCCCTATATCAATGCCGATCCGATCCTGGCCTTGAAGCTCCAGGATGCCGGCGTTGCCGCGGTGATGCCCCTGGGCGCGCCCATCGGCACCAACCTCGGTCTCCAGACCAGGTTACAGGTGGAGATCATTATCGAGCAGGCCCGGGTGCCGGTGGTGGTGGATGCCGGCCTGGGCGCCCCTTCCCATGCGGCCGAGGCCATGGAGATCGGCGCCGATGCGGTGCTGGTCAATACCGCGATCTCGGTGGCCGGCGACCCGGTGCGGATGGCCCGGGCCTTTGCCCGGGCGGTTATTGCCGGCCGCGAGGCATTCGAGGCCGGGCTGGGGCCAAGAAGCAAACAGGCCGAGGCCTCGTCGCCCCTGACCGGGCTGGACTTTCTCAAGGAATAG
- the thiS gene encoding sulfur carrier protein ThiS, which yields MNIIVNGKQKEIAPATILISLVRELELDPEAIVAEHNGRIVRRDEYDSLALAENDILELIRFVGGG from the coding sequence ATGAACATAATCGTTAACGGCAAACAAAAAGAGATTGCCCCGGCCACCATCCTTATCTCCCTTGTCAGGGAACTGGAACTCGACCCGGAGGCGATTGTTGCCGAACATAACGGCAGGATAGTGCGGCGTGATGAATATGACTCCCTGGCCCTGGCTGAAAACGACATCCTTGAACTCATACGTTTTGTCGGAGGAGGATAA
- the thiH gene encoding 2-iminoacetate synthase ThiH codes for MFTLPDFQRLRDIISACTAPEVERALAGPHPGISTLAALLSPAAAPYLPQMAVAAAGITAMRFGRTTQIYAPIYIHNFCHNHCLYCGFSADNRIERCLLTIDQAAAEAEILHQRGFNHILLVSGEAPGKMGVEYLEELAQRLRQRFAAISIEVQPLATDEYVRLFRAGITGVAVYQETYDRAVYGAMHPAGRKRDFDFRLETPARVARAGMREVGIGALLGLSDWRAEGLALGLHLAWLRKNFWRTALTVSFPRLRPAAGGFEPLTLVSERDLSQLIFALRIFDPDAGIVLSTREEARFRDGMVGLGPTRYSAGSCTAPGGYSHPHTEGEQFSIGDQRTIDQVCSAIRRKGYDPVRKDWDPSFQLAD; via the coding sequence ATGTTCACACTGCCGGATTTTCAACGCCTCAGGGATATTATCTCCGCCTGCACCGCGCCGGAGGTGGAAAGGGCCCTGGCCGGCCCGCATCCGGGGATCAGCACCCTGGCCGCCCTGCTGTCGCCGGCAGCAGCCCCCTACCTGCCGCAAATGGCTGTTGCCGCCGCCGGGATCACCGCCATGCGGTTCGGCCGCACCACCCAGATCTATGCGCCGATCTATATCCATAATTTCTGTCATAACCACTGTCTCTACTGCGGGTTCTCGGCCGACAACCGCATCGAACGCTGTTTGCTGACCATTGACCAGGCGGCGGCCGAGGCCGAGATCCTTCACCAGCGCGGATTCAACCATATCCTGCTGGTTTCCGGAGAGGCCCCGGGCAAGATGGGGGTGGAGTATCTGGAAGAACTGGCCCAGCGGCTGCGGCAGAGGTTTGCCGCCATTTCCATCGAGGTGCAGCCCCTGGCCACGGATGAGTATGTTCGGCTCTTTCGGGCCGGGATCACCGGGGTGGCGGTTTACCAGGAAACCTATGACCGGGCGGTCTATGGCGCCATGCACCCGGCCGGGCGGAAACGCGATTTTGACTTCCGCCTTGAGACCCCGGCCCGGGTGGCCCGGGCCGGGATGCGCGAGGTCGGCATCGGCGCCCTGCTCGGCCTTTCCGACTGGCGGGCCGAGGGCCTGGCCCTGGGACTGCACCTGGCCTGGCTGCGCAAGAATTTCTGGCGGACCGCGCTCACCGTCTCCTTTCCACGGCTCCGGCCGGCGGCCGGCGGTTTCGAGCCCCTTACCCTGGTCAGTGAAAGGGACCTGAGCCAACTGATCTTTGCCTTAAGGATCTTTGACCCGGATGCGGGCATTGTTCTCTCCACCCGGGAAGAGGCCCGGTTCCGCGACGGCATGGTCGGCCTGGGGCCGACCCGCTACTCGGCCGGCTCCTGCACCGCCCCGGGCGGATACAGCCATCCCCACACCGAAGGGGAACAGTTCAGCATCGGCGACCAGCGCACCATTGACCAGGTCTGTTCAGCGATCCGCCGGAAGGGTTACGACCCGGTCCGCAAGGACTGGGACCCGAGTTTTCAGCTTGCGGATTGA